Proteins from a single region of Halalkalicoccus subterraneus:
- a CDS encoding 30S ribosomal protein S13 has product MSEEDPEQQDGQEDDDLRYFVRIGQTDLDGTKSVERSLSEMNGIGRRAARIIAQNAGISRTATFGRLDDEEIDAIVEEVEGFAENNPEWLANHQSYYSGEITHETGNELDLTRQQDINRLQMISAYRGVRHQRGQKVRGQRTRSTGRSEGTIGVNVEAIKEEAEEGGDE; this is encoded by the coding sequence GACCCAGAACAACAGGACGGACAGGAGGACGACGACCTCCGATACTTCGTTCGCATCGGGCAGACCGACCTCGATGGGACGAAGTCCGTCGAACGATCACTGAGCGAGATGAACGGTATCGGCCGGAGAGCGGCCAGAATCATCGCCCAGAACGCCGGTATTTCGCGTACCGCGACGTTCGGGCGACTCGATGACGAGGAGATCGACGCCATCGTCGAGGAAGTCGAGGGCTTCGCCGAGAACAACCCCGAGTGGCTCGCGAACCACCAGAGCTACTACAGCGGTGAGATCACCCACGAGACCGGCAACGAGCTCGACCTCACCCGCCAGCAGGACATCAACCGCCTGCAGATGATCAGCGCCTACCGGGGCGTGCGCCACCAGCGTGGCCAGAAGGTCCGCGGCCAGCGCACCCGCTCGACGGGGCGCTCGGAGGGGACCATCGGCGTGAACGTCGAGGCGATCAAGGAAGAAGCAGAGGAGGGAGGTGACGAATAA
- a CDS encoding 30S ribosomal protein S11 has translation MSESGDSKWGVAHVHASFNNTVITITDQTGAETIAKSSGGTVVKQNRDEASPYAAMQMAEVVAQEVLDAGIEGVHVRVRGPGGNRQQNPGPGAQATIRALARAGLEIGRIEDVTPIPHDGCRAPKNSGF, from the coding sequence ATGAGCGAATCAGGAGACAGCAAGTGGGGCGTCGCACACGTCCACGCCTCGTTCAACAACACGGTCATCACGATCACCGATCAGACCGGCGCCGAGACGATCGCCAAATCGTCGGGCGGAACGGTCGTGAAACAGAACCGCGACGAGGCCTCGCCGTATGCGGCGATGCAGATGGCCGAGGTCGTCGCCCAGGAGGTCCTCGATGCCGGTATCGAGGGCGTTCACGTCCGCGTGCGCGGTCCGGGCGGCAACCGCCAGCAGAACCCCGGTCCCGGTGCACAGGCAACGATCCGTGCGCTCGCACGCGCCGGACTGGAGATCGGCCGCATCGAGGACGTCACGCCGATCCCGCACGACGGCTGTCGCGCACCCAAAAACAGCGGGTTCTAG
- a CDS encoding 30S ribosomal protein S4, with amino-acid sequence MALGSNTKFYETPNHPFQGERIASEHSLVGRYGLKNKEELWRAQSELRSFRREARQLLGQEQQGEDASEGGEFLSRLQRLGILGDQEGLDDVLALEVTDLLERRLQTVAYRKGVGNTPKQARQFISHGHVTVDDRRVTVPSYTVHVSEEDSVSFDENSPLADELHPERAEEQE; translated from the coding sequence ATGGCGCTCGGAAGCAACACCAAGTTCTACGAGACGCCGAACCATCCCTTCCAGGGCGAGCGCATCGCCAGCGAGCACTCGCTGGTGGGTCGCTACGGCCTGAAGAACAAGGAGGAGCTCTGGCGGGCCCAATCCGAACTGCGTTCGTTCCGCCGTGAGGCCCGACAGCTGCTGGGCCAGGAACAGCAGGGAGAAGACGCGTCCGAGGGCGGGGAGTTCCTCTCCCGGCTCCAGCGTCTCGGCATCCTCGGCGACCAGGAGGGATTGGACGACGTTCTCGCGCTCGAGGTCACCGATCTGCTCGAGCGCCGTCTCCAGACGGTGGCCTACCGCAAGGGCGTCGGCAACACCCCCAAGCAGGCCCGTCAGTTCATCTCCCACGGCCACGTCACGGTCGACGACCGGCGGGTGACGGTCCCCTCGTATACGGTTCACGTCTCCGAGGAGGACTCCGTGAGCTTCGACGAGAACAGCCCGCTTGCGGACGAACTGCACCCCGAACGCGCGGAGGAACAAGAATGA
- a CDS encoding DNA-directed RNA polymerase subunit D produces MEDDFDVEVIERDDRSARFLVRGATPAFANGIRRAMVADVPTLAIDSVRFIENSSVMFNEQLALRLGLVPLSTPEDYELGEEVTLALDVEGPATAYSGDLVSSDDQVGPAEQNVPIIELKEGQRLEIEADASLDVGRDHAKHQGGVAVGYRHLVQVNVEGDREEFADEEANIVRGVIETEDGELVPTSEFDHDLTNRYPGKELRVEDVPDAFVFHVETDGSMTVDELVDRAAASIGDRASELEDAVAL; encoded by the coding sequence ATGGAGGACGATTTCGACGTCGAGGTCATCGAACGCGACGACCGCAGCGCGCGGTTCCTCGTTCGGGGCGCGACGCCCGCGTTCGCGAACGGCATCCGCCGTGCGATGGTCGCGGACGTTCCCACCTTGGCGATCGATTCGGTCAGATTCATCGAGAACTCCTCGGTGATGTTCAACGAACAGCTCGCGCTTCGACTCGGGCTCGTCCCGCTGTCGACGCCCGAGGACTACGAACTCGGTGAGGAGGTCACCCTCGCACTCGACGTCGAGGGGCCCGCAACCGCCTACTCGGGCGACCTCGTCAGTTCGGACGATCAGGTCGGCCCCGCAGAGCAGAACGTCCCGATCATCGAGCTCAAGGAGGGCCAGCGCCTCGAGATCGAGGCCGACGCGTCCCTCGATGTCGGGCGTGACCACGCCAAACACCAGGGCGGCGTGGCGGTCGGTTACCGCCATCTCGTTCAGGTCAACGTCGAGGGCGACCGTGAGGAGTTCGCCGACGAGGAGGCGAACATCGTCCGCGGCGTCATCGAGACCGAGGACGGCGAGCTCGTCCCGACCAGCGAGTTCGACCACGACCTCACGAACCGGTATCCCGGCAAGGAGCTGCGCGTCGAGGACGTCCCCGACGCGTTCGTCTTCCACGTCGAAACCGACGGCTCGATGACGGTCGACGAGCTGGTCGACCGGGCCGCGGCCTCGATCGGCGACCGCGCCAGCGAACTCGAAGAC